GTACAGTAACTCTGCCAAGACTCCGTATGTACCTTGAATACTATGGAGAGCTAGTCAGGTGAATGAGACTGGCCTGCCACCTGGCATCTACACATAAGGTATTCTACACTGATTTTTCACATAGGTATGCTAAGGTTTTAATGAGTCACTTAAATTCAATTATCCCCCAACATATAAATTCCCCAcaaaaaaaatatggtatatattgcACTTGACCCAAGATGATGGAACTgcaaaaaaagaccaaaaaaaatttattgccataaattaaTCCAGTAGGTATATCTAAGAAAGCACGCATCAGTTGGTTAGGGCAATAAGCGCCTCTACCACATTGCCCATGTGTTCCCGCAAGCTGCGTTCTGCTGCTGCTCGAGATATCTCCATCTCAGTCATCtgcagaaaaaaatcatgttacaTAGGTTCCCAGGCATTAATGTGCCACCAAATATACTGACTCCACTTGTTTCAGGAAACAACCCAAGTTAAGTAGAACAACCTCCCCTGCTCATACACTAGAGTTAGGCCCTACTACTCACTATCAGTTCCAGATCTTCCTTCTTGATAGTGACTTTTGCCAGTTCTTTCTCCctgcaaatatttaaatagattaGTCCTCATTCTCAACCAACACCATAAACTCCCAGGAACGGTCATTCCCAAATGTGCCCTGTAAATAAATCTTGGTAAATACTTGATTGAAAACAAAAACTCCCACTAATACTCCTTTCCCCTGAAGTCTTGGGAGCAGGCGTTGCCAGAAGGCCTTCTGCTAACTAGGGTAGTAAAGTTGTGGCGCCTAGATCTGCAGAAATTGGTGATAAAGTTGAAGAACGGTATAAAGGAttaataatgctttttatttttgtctggggAGTGGGGAAGAAAGAACTGTTAAAGGTGGCTACCCCTGAAGACTTACCGCTCCTGTTTGGCTTTCTGCTCCCGGGACCTTCTGTCTCCAATCACAGACATGGCCTATGGGAAAGGCAGGTCTAGTTACTGCTCCGCTACCCACAATTCCTAATAATCTAAAAAGCCAGTAAAACGAGAGGTTCAGGTATGAATTCAAGATGATAAGTGTTGCCAGGTGGCAAGGACTATGTTTAATTCCATTCTATGCATGTTAGGTCCCCTTAAGCCCACTATCAAGCTTCTTTAGGCAAGAGCGGGCTCTGAGGACCGCCGTTTCCCTCGGCTCTATCCTATTGCCGCCTCCTGCCATGGGGACCAGAATCCCGTCTTAGGGTGCTGGCTTCCAGCTACAGCCTCAGAGCCTCCCTCTGCTCTCAGTCCGCCCCGACACGTTCTTGGCCAACCTTACCGTCTCCAGATTGGAACTCTGGATCTCCTTCTCCTCTGCATAGTCGGTGACCCGCTCCAAGTCCGCCGCACCGCTGTCATGTTTCCGTGGCTTCTCAGGAGGTCGCTCTGGGCCACTGGTCTCGGTCTCTAACTCCAGCTCCACATCCCCCTCGGTCGCCATATCTATTTCACCACGCCGCTGCATAAGCCCCACCCCACAGCGACTTCCGGCAACTGACACAACTTCCGCCCGGGGAGGAGGCGGGGCAGGTAGTGGGCCACACCTCCTTTCTACTCCAGTTCTAGAAGCTTCAGTGAGGAAGGCGATTGTTTCTTCGACTTCCTTTAAGGCTTGCACAGTGTTGTCTTCTGCAAGGCCTTCTGTCATACCTAACCCGTCACCGCTCCGGCCCGCCCCACCGACATCCTTCCCCCGTCTTAACCTAGGAACAGTCACCTCACCACATAGACACGCACCCACCTCAGGGAACTCCGTTCAACCTGAATGGGTGACGTCTAATCCTAAACCAATTAAGAATGCTAATCCAC
The sequence above is a segment of the Saimiri boliviensis isolate mSaiBol1 chromosome 2, mSaiBol1.pri, whole genome shotgun sequence genome. Coding sequences within it:
- the HYPK gene encoding huntingtin-interacting protein K isoform X1 is translated as MTEGLAEDNTVQALKEVEETIAFLTEASRTGVERRCGPLPAPPPPRAEVVSVAGSRCGVGLMQRRGEIDMATEGDVELELETETSGPERPPEKPRKHDSGAADLERVTDYAEEKEIQSSNLETAMSVIGDRRSREQKAKQEREKELAKVTIKKEDLELIMTEMEISRAAAERSLREHMGNVVEALIALTN
- the HYPK gene encoding huntingtin-interacting protein K isoform X2, coding for MTEGLAEDNTVQALKEVEETIAFLTEASRTGVERRCGPLPAPPPPRAEVVSVAGSRCGVGLMQRRGEIDMATEGDVELELETETSGPERPPEKPRKHDSGAADLERVTDYAEEKEIQSSNLETGERTGKSHYQEGRSGTDSE